The Anastrepha ludens isolate Willacy chromosome 2, idAnaLude1.1, whole genome shotgun sequence genome contains a region encoding:
- the LOC128855776 gene encoding facilitated trehalose transporter Tret1-like isoform X2 — MESVKTVRIFMVAVAANLSAFAVGTCIGWTSPVGPKLKALDSTDSPLDHPITTVDDAWISSILLLGAVAAPFIAGPLADKIGRKWALLSSSIFFILGYVILMLASEVWMLLVGRLVKGFGAGFVLSVLPIYNAGNLYAYVIGPYVSYMTLQWCCLAVPIVFGIIFYFMPESPYYYAGKGLKSDALNSLQFLRGQNPDILQHEMAVIQGGVEEFRANKGSVMDILKNKGNRRALIITTGLIMFQQLCGISAVLFNSQSIFESANISVDSAIASIIVGSAQVGAAALTPFFVDRFGRKVILLVSAFGMFVGLTALGAFFYVQQVLGDASNLTWLPVPALVLFNIVYSIGFGPLPWALLGETFPANVKSIASSIVTSICSLTSFVVTRWYPPLNGLGSYYAFWLFAIFCVAAFFFTIFVVMETKGLSLQEIQDRLNGKKPN; from the exons ATGGAGTCGGTGAAAACCGTACGAATTTTCATGGTTGCTGTTGCGG CTAATTTATCAGCCTTTGCGGTCGGCACTTGCATAGGTTGGACGTCACCAGTGGGACCCAAATTAAAAGCCTTGGACTCTACAGATTCGCCACTCGATCATCCCATCACCACAGTGGACGATGCATGGATTTCATCCATTTTGTTATTGGGTGCTGTAGCAG CACCCTTCATTGCTGGTCCACTTGCCGATAAAATTGGTCGCAAATGGGCACTTCTTTCGAGTTCGATCTTCTTCATTCTAGGCTATGTTATTTTGATGCTCGCTAGCGAGGTTTGGATGTTGCTGGTCGGTCGTCTCGTAAAAGGCTTTGGCGCTGGTTTCGTCTTAAGTGTGCTACCTATATATAATG CTGGCAATCTATACGCGTACGTCATCGGTCCATATGTCTCGTATATGACCTTGCAGTGGTGCTGTTTGGCTGTACCGATTGTTTTCGGTATCATCTTCTATTTCATGCCTGAGAGTCCTTATTACTATGCCGGCAAAGGTCTGAAATCAGATGCTTTAAATTCCCTGCAATTCTTGCGTGGTCAAAACCCAGATATTTTACAACATGAAATGGCTGTTATACAGGGTGGAGTGGAGGAGTTCAGAGCCAATAAGGGCTCCGTTATGGATATTCTTAAGAATAAGGGCAATCGCAGAGCTCTGATCATCACCACCGGCCTGATCATGTTCCAGCAATTATGCGGTATCAGCGCCGTACTCTTCAACAGTCAATCCATCTTCGAAAGTGCCAACATCAGTGTGGATTCAGCCATTGCCAGCATCATTGTAGGTAGCGCTCAAGTTGGTGCAGCTGCTTTGACACCTTTTTTTGTCGATCGTTTTGGTCGCAAAGTAATTTTGCTAGTTTCGGCGTTTGGAATGTTTGTCGGCTTGACAGCATTGGGTGCCTTCTTCTATGTACAACAAGTTCTTGGTGATGCAAGTAATTTAACCTGGTTGCCGGTACCTGCATTGGTGCTCTTCAATATTGTCTATAGCATCGGATTCGGTCCACTACCATGGGCGCTGTTGGGTGAAACGTTCCCAGCGAATGTTAAGTCAATCGCCTCCTCGATTGTGACATCCATATGCTCTCTTACTTCTTTCGTGGTAACACGTTGGTACCCCCCGCTGAACGGCTTGGGTTCATACTACGCATTTTGGTTGTTTGCCATTTTCTGCGTTGCAGCCTTCTTCTTCACCATCTTTGTGGTGATGGAAACCAAGGGGCTGAGTCTTCAGGAAATTCAAGACAGACTAAATGGAAAGAAACCAAACTAA
- the LOC128855776 gene encoding facilitated trehalose transporter Tret1-like isoform X1 codes for MESVKTVRIFMVAVAANLSAFAVGTCIGWTSPVGPKLKALDSTDSPLDHPITTVDDAWISSILLLGAVAAPFIAGPLADKIGRKWALLSSSIFFILGYVILMLASEVWMLLVGRLVKGFGAGFVLSVLPIYNGEIAIDAVRGAIGTLLKLFVVSGNLYAYVIGPYVSYMTLQWCCLAVPIVFGIIFYFMPESPYYYAGKGLKSDALNSLQFLRGQNPDILQHEMAVIQGGVEEFRANKGSVMDILKNKGNRRALIITTGLIMFQQLCGISAVLFNSQSIFESANISVDSAIASIIVGSAQVGAAALTPFFVDRFGRKVILLVSAFGMFVGLTALGAFFYVQQVLGDASNLTWLPVPALVLFNIVYSIGFGPLPWALLGETFPANVKSIASSIVTSICSLTSFVVTRWYPPLNGLGSYYAFWLFAIFCVAAFFFTIFVVMETKGLSLQEIQDRLNGKKPN; via the exons ATGGAGTCGGTGAAAACCGTACGAATTTTCATGGTTGCTGTTGCGG CTAATTTATCAGCCTTTGCGGTCGGCACTTGCATAGGTTGGACGTCACCAGTGGGACCCAAATTAAAAGCCTTGGACTCTACAGATTCGCCACTCGATCATCCCATCACCACAGTGGACGATGCATGGATTTCATCCATTTTGTTATTGGGTGCTGTAGCAG CACCCTTCATTGCTGGTCCACTTGCCGATAAAATTGGTCGCAAATGGGCACTTCTTTCGAGTTCGATCTTCTTCATTCTAGGCTATGTTATTTTGATGCTCGCTAGCGAGGTTTGGATGTTGCTGGTCGGTCGTCTCGTAAAAGGCTTTGGCGCTGGTTTCGTCTTAAGTGTGCTACCTATATATAATGGTGAGATTGCAATAGATGCGGTACGTGGCGCCATCGGCACGTTGTTGAAACTTTTCGTTGTTT CTGGCAATCTATACGCGTACGTCATCGGTCCATATGTCTCGTATATGACCTTGCAGTGGTGCTGTTTGGCTGTACCGATTGTTTTCGGTATCATCTTCTATTTCATGCCTGAGAGTCCTTATTACTATGCCGGCAAAGGTCTGAAATCAGATGCTTTAAATTCCCTGCAATTCTTGCGTGGTCAAAACCCAGATATTTTACAACATGAAATGGCTGTTATACAGGGTGGAGTGGAGGAGTTCAGAGCCAATAAGGGCTCCGTTATGGATATTCTTAAGAATAAGGGCAATCGCAGAGCTCTGATCATCACCACCGGCCTGATCATGTTCCAGCAATTATGCGGTATCAGCGCCGTACTCTTCAACAGTCAATCCATCTTCGAAAGTGCCAACATCAGTGTGGATTCAGCCATTGCCAGCATCATTGTAGGTAGCGCTCAAGTTGGTGCAGCTGCTTTGACACCTTTTTTTGTCGATCGTTTTGGTCGCAAAGTAATTTTGCTAGTTTCGGCGTTTGGAATGTTTGTCGGCTTGACAGCATTGGGTGCCTTCTTCTATGTACAACAAGTTCTTGGTGATGCAAGTAATTTAACCTGGTTGCCGGTACCTGCATTGGTGCTCTTCAATATTGTCTATAGCATCGGATTCGGTCCACTACCATGGGCGCTGTTGGGTGAAACGTTCCCAGCGAATGTTAAGTCAATCGCCTCCTCGATTGTGACATCCATATGCTCTCTTACTTCTTTCGTGGTAACACGTTGGTACCCCCCGCTGAACGGCTTGGGTTCATACTACGCATTTTGGTTGTTTGCCATTTTCTGCGTTGCAGCCTTCTTCTTCACCATCTTTGTGGTGATGGAAACCAAGGGGCTGAGTCTTCAGGAAATTCAAGACAGACTAAATGGAAAGAAACCAAACTAA